From Medicago truncatula cultivar Jemalong A17 chromosome 7, MtrunA17r5.0-ANR, whole genome shotgun sequence, a single genomic window includes:
- the LOC25499965 gene encoding subtilisin-like protease Glyma18g48580: protein MGRSILSLHHLLFSSLLIFILMLNHVHASKKCYIVYLGAHVHGPTPSSVDLETATYSHYDLLGSILGSHEEAEEAIIYSYNKQINGFAAILEEEEAAQLAKNPKVVSVFLSKSHKLHTTRSWEFLGLSTNDVNTAWQKGRFGENTIIANIDTGVWPESESFHDRGIGPIPLRWRGGNICQLDKLNTSKKVPCNRKLIGARFFNKAYEAFHGKLPSSQQTARDFVGHGTHTLSTAGGNFVQNATIFGIGNGTIKGGSPRSRVATYKACWSLTDVVDCFGADVLAAIDQAIYDGADLISVSAGGKPNTNPEVIFTDEISIGAFHALARNILLVASAGNEGPTPGSVTNVAPWVFTVAASTLDRDFSSVMTINNRTLTGASLFVNLPPNQDFLIIISTDAKFANVTDVDAQFCRPGTLDPSKVNGKVVACDREGKINSIAEGQEALSAGAVGVIMRNQPEVDGKTLLAEPHVVSTINYHDPRSITTPKGSEITPEDIKTNATIRMSPANALNGRKPAPVMASFSSRGPNQVQPYILKPDVTAPGVNILAAYSLLASVSNLVTDNRRGFPFNIQQGTSMSCPHVAGTAGLIKTLHPNWSPAAIKSAIMTTATTRDNTNEPIEDAFENTTANAFAYGSGHIQPNSAIDPGLVYDLGIKDYLNFLCAAGYNQKLISSLIFNMTFTCYGTQSINDLNYPSITLPNLGLNAVTVTRTVTNVGPRSTYTAKAQLPGYKIVVVPSSLKFKKIGEKKTFKVTVQATSVTPQGKYEFGELQWSNGKHIVRSPITLRRENTNLENCDGQMGNILCEVPLLLDADEMI from the exons ATGGGTCGCTCCATTTTatctcttcatcatcttcttttctCATCACTTCTTATTTTCATCTTGATGCTGAATCATGTTCACGCAAGCAAAAAG TGCTACATTGTATACTTGGGAGCACATGTACATGGTCCAACTCCTTCCTCTGTTGACCTTGAAACTGCTACATATTCTCATTATGATTTACTGGGTTCAATCTTGggaag CCACGAGGAGGCAGAAGAGGCAATAATTTATTCATATAATAAACAGATTAATGGCTTTGCAGCTATACTTGAAGAGGAAGAAGCTGCACAACTTGCAA AAAATCCAAAGGTGGTATCTGTGTTCTTAAGCAAATCTCATAAACTGCACACAACACGTTCTTGGGAATTCCTTGGACTAAGTACAAATGATGTCAACACAGCTTGGCAAAAGGGAAGGTTTGGTGAAAATACCATTATAGCTAACATTGATACAG GTGTTTGGCCGGAATCGGAGAGTTTTCACGACAGAGGAATAGGTCCAATTCCATTAAGATGGCGTGGGGGTAACATTTGTCAACTTGACAAACTCAATACTTCTAAGAAAGTTCCATGTAACAG AAAGCTAATCGGAGCAAGATTTTTCAACAAAGCTTACGAGGCCTTTCACGGTAAACTCCCTAGTTCACAACAAACAGCGCGAGACTTTGTAGGCCATGGGACACACACACTATCAACAGCAGGTGGAAACTTCGTACAAAACGCAACCATATTTGGTATTGGCAACGGTACCATAAAAGGTGGTTCACCAAGATCAAGAGTTGCAACCTACAAAGCATGTTGGTCTCTAACAGATGTTGTAGACTGCTTCGGTGCCGATGTATTAGCTGCTATTGATCAAGCAATTTACGACGGTGCTGATTTGATTTCTGTTTCGGCTGGAGGCAAACCTAATACAAATCCTGAAGTTATTTTTACTGATGAGATTTCAATAGGTGCATTTCATGCACTTGCTAGAAATATATTATTAGTTGCATCGGCTGGAAATGAAGGACCTACCCCTGGAAGTGTTACTAATGTTGCTCCATGGGTGTTCACTGTTGCTGCTAGTACATTAGACAGAGACTTCAGCAGTGTCATGACCATTAATAACAGAACACTCACG GGAGCCAGTCTTTTTGTAAACTTGCCACCTAACCAAGACTTTCTTATAATAATTTCTACTGATGCTAAATTTGCCAATGTGACAGATGTAGATGC TCAATTTTGTAGACCAGGAACGCTTGATCCTTCAAAAGTGAATGGTAAAGTAGTGGCGTGTGATCGAGAAgggaaaataaattcaattgcTGAAGGTCAGGAAGCTTTATCTGCAGGCGCAGTGGGAGTGATTATGAGAAATCAACCAGAAGTTGATGGAAAAACACTTCTTGCTGAGCCTCATGTTGTGTCTACTATCAACTATCATGATCCACGTTCAATCACAACGCCAAAGGGTTCAGAGATAACTCCTGA agATATAAAGACGAATGCTACAATAAGAATGTCACCAGCAAATGCTTTGAATGGAAGAAAGCCAGCTCCAGTTATGGCTTCATTCTCATCTAGAGGACCAAATCAAGTTCAACCATATATACTCAAG cCTGATGTAACTGCGCCGGGTGTGAACATACTTGCTGCCTATTCATTGCTTGCAAGTGTGTCTAATTTAGTAACAGACAATCGTCGAGGTTTTCCATTCAATATACAACAAGGAACTTCTATGTCTTGTCCTCATGTTGCTGGCACTGCTGGACTTATCAAAACACTTCATCCTAATTGGAGTCCAGCAGCTATTAAATCAGCTATCATGACCACTg CAACCACAAGAGATAACACCAACGAGCCGATAGAAGATGCATTCGAAAACACAACTGCAAATGCATTTGCTTATGGTTCAGGACATATTCAACCCAACAGTGCAATAGATCCAGGACTTGTTTATGATCTAGGGATTAAGGATTACTTGAACTTCTTATGTGCTGCTGGATACAATCAAAAACTCATCTCATCACTTATTTTCAACATGACATTCACTTGTTATGGAACTCAAAGCATAAATGACTTGAATTACCCTTCAATCACATTACCAAATCTTGGGTTAAATGCTGTTACTGTCACTCGTACAGTTACCAATGTTGGGCCACGAAGTACATATACTGCAAAAGCCCAATTGCCTGGatataaaattgttgttgtacCAAGTTCCTTGAAATTCAAGAAAATAGGTGAAAAGAAGACATTTAAAGTTACTGTGCAAGCAACAAGTGTGACTCCACAGGGAAAATACGAATTTGGAGAACTGCAATGGTCAAATGGAAAACACATTGTAAGGAGTCCCATTACTCTTCGAAGGGAAAATACGAATTTGGAGAACTGTGATGGACAAATGGGAAACATATTGTGCGAAGTCCCGTTACTGTTAGACGCAGATGAAATGATTTAA
- the LOC11426086 gene encoding MDIS1-interacting receptor like kinase 2 has product MALSTFIMILFIILFTSWPQAVAQDSEAKSALLKWKNSFDNPSQALLPTWKNTTNPCRWQGIHCDKSNSITTINLESLGLKGTLHSLTFSSFTNLTTLNIYDNNFYGTIPPQIGNLSKINSLNFSRNPIDGSIPQEMFTLKSLQNIDFLYCKLSGAIPNSIGNLTNLLYLDLGGNNFVGTPIPPVIGKLNKLWFLSIQKCNLIGSIPKEIGFLTNLTYIDLSNNLLSGVISETIGNMSKLNLLILCNNTKVSGPIPHSLWNMSSLNTILLYNMSLSGSIPESVENLINVNELALDRNRLSGTIPSTIGNLKNLQYLILGFNHFSGSIPASIGNLINLVILSLQENNLTGTIPATIGNLKLLSVFELTKNKLHGRIPNELNNNTNWYSFLVSENDFVGHLPSQICSGGKLTFLNADNNRFTGPIPTSLKNCSSIRRIRIEANQIEGDIAQVFGVYPNLQYFEASDNKFHGQISPNWGKCLNIENFKISNNNISGAIPLELTRLTKLGRLHLSSNQLTGKLPKELGRMASLMELKISNNHFSENIPTEIGSLKTLNELDLGGNELSGTIPKEVAELPRLRMLNLSRNKIEGSIPSLFGSALESLDLSGNLLNGKIPTALEDLVQLSMLNLSHNMLSGTIPQNFERNLVFVNISDNQLEGPLPKIPAFLLAPFESLKNNKGLCGNITGLVPCPTNNSRKRKNVIRSVFIALGALILVLCGVGISIYIFCRRKPRKEKSQTEEKAQRGMLFSNWSHDGKMTFESIIQATENFDDKYLIGVGSQGNVYKAELSSGSVGAIYAVKKLHLVTDDEMSKSFTSEIETLRGIKHRNIINLQGYCQHSKFSFLVYKFMEGGSLDQIINNEKQAIAFDWEKRVNVVKGVANALSYLHHDCSPPIVHRDISSKNVLINLDYEAHVSDFGIAKFLKPDETNRTHFAGTLGYAAPELAQTMKVNEKCDVYSFGVLALEIIKGEHPGDLISLYLSPSTRTLANDTLLANVLDQRPQEVMKPIDEEVILIAKLAFSCINPEPRSRPTMDQVCKMLGAGKSPLEDQLHTIKLGQLLH; this is encoded by the exons ATGGCACTATCCACATTCATCATGATTCTGTTCATAATTTTGTTCACTTCATGGCCACAAGCTGTAGCTCAAGACAGTGAAGCAAAATCAGCACtattaaaatggaaaaatagCTTTGACAATCCAAGTCAAGCTCTCTTGCCAACTTGGAAAAATACCACAAATCCATGCAGATGGCAAGGAATTCATTGTGACAAGTCCAATTCAATTACTACCATAAACCTTGAAAGTTTAGGACTAAAAGGTACACTTCACTCTCTCACATTTTCTTCATTCACAAACCTCACAACCCTAAATATCTATGATAACAACTTTTATGGAACCATTCCTCCACAAATTGGTAACCtctcaaaaataaattcattgaatttttctCGAAATCCTATTGATGGTTCCATCCCTCAAGAAATGTTCACCTTAAAAAGTTtacaaaatattgattttttgtaTTGTAAATTAAGTGGAGCAATTCCTAATTCCATAGGAAATTTAACCAACCTATTGTATCTAGATTTAGGAGGCAACAATTTCGTTGGCACTCCTATTCCTCCTGTGATTGGAAAATTGAACAAATTATGGTTTCTATCAATTCAAAAATGTAACCTTATTGGTTCTATTCCAaaagaaattgggtttttgacAAACCTTACTTATATTGATTTGTCAAACAACCTTCTTTCTGGTGTTATTTCTGAAACCATAGGCAACATGagtaaattaaatttacttatCCTTTGTAATAACACAAAGGTTTCTGGTCCAATTCCACACTCCTTGTGGAACATGTCTAGCTTGAACACTATCTTACTTTATAACATGAGTCTTTCTGGTTCAATCCCTGAATCTGTCGAAAACTTGATTAATGTGAATGAGCTTGCACTTGATCGCAATCGCCTTTCTGGAACCATTCCTTCCACAATTGGAAACTTGAAAAATCTCCAATATTTGATTTTGGGATTCAATCATTTTTCTGGATCAATTCCTGCCTCTATAGGAAATTTGATCAATTTGGTAATCCTTAGTCTCCAAGAAAACAATCTCACTGGAACAATTCCAGCTACAATTGGAAATTTGAAGCTGCTCAGTGTCTTTGaattaactaaaaataaacTTCATGGTAGAATTCCAAATGAACTCAATAACAACACCAATTGGTATTCCTTTCTTGTGTCTGAGAATGATTTTGTTGGCCATTTGCCGTCTCAAATATGTTCTGGTGGAAAATTAACGTTCTTAAATGCTGATAATAACCGTTTCACTGGTCCAATACCAACAAGTTTGAAAAACTGTTCTAGCATCCGAAGGATCAGAATTGAGGCAAATCAAATAGAAGGTGATATAGCACAAGTTTTTGGTGTGTATCCAAATTTGCAATACTTTGAGGCAAGTGATAATAAATTTCATGGACAAATTTCACCAAACTGGGGAAAGTGTCTTAATATTGAGAATTTCAAGATATCCAACAATAATATTTCTGGTGCTATACCATTAGAACTTACTCGTTTGACCAAGCTAGGTAGGCTTCATCTTTCTTCAAATCAATTGACTGGGAAACTTCCAAAGGAATTAGGACGCATGGCATCATTAATGGAACTCAAGATTAGTAACAATCATTTCTCGGAAAACATCCCAACAGAAATTGGATCGCTAAAAACACTTAACGAGTTGGACCTCGGAGGAAACGAGTTGAGTGGCACGATACCGAAAGAAGTTGCGGAGCTACCGAGGTTACGAATGTTGAATTTGAGCAGAAACAAAATTGAAGGAAGTATTCCATCTCTGTTTGGTTCAGCTCTTGAGTCACTTGATCTCAGTGGCAATCTTTTGAATGGAAAAATACCAACAGCTCTTGAAGACTTGGTGCAGTTGTCAATGTTGAATCTCTCACACAATATGCTTTCAGGAACCATTCCTCAAAATTTTGAAAGGAATTTggtttttgttaatatatcaGACAACCAGTTAGAAGGCCCACTTCCTAAAATTCCAGCTTTTCTTCTTGCTCCGTTtgaatcattaaaaaataacaaaggcTTATGCGGAAATATCACAGGTTTGGTTCCTTGTCCAACAAACAATAGTCGAAAGAGAAAAAATGTCATTCGATCGGTATTCATTGCTTTAGGAGCTCTAATATTAGTGTTGTGTGGTGTTGgaatttcaatttatattttttgtcgaAGAAAACCACGAAAGGAAAAAAGCCAAACTGAAGAAAAAGCCCAAAGGGGAATGCTATTTTCAAATTGGAGTCATGATGGGAAAATGACGTTTGAAAGTATTATTCAAGCTACTGAGAATTTTGATGACAAATATCTCATTGGAGTTGGAAGTCAAGGAAATGTTTATAAGGCAGAGTTGTCCAGCGGTTCGGTTGGTGCCATCTATGCTGTGAAGAAGCTTCATTTAGTAACAGATGATGAAATGTCAAAGTCTTTTACGAGTGAGATTGAAACATTGAGAGGAATCAAACACAGGAACATCATCAACCTTCAAGGATATTGCCAACATTCTAAGTTCTCATTTTTGGTTTACAAGTTCATGGAAGGTGGAAGCTTAGATCAAATAATAAACAATGAAAAACAAGCCATTGCATTTGATTGGGAAAAGAGGGTGAATGTTGTTAAAGGTGTCGCCAATGCTTTGTCCTACTTGCATCACGATTGCTCACCTCCTATTGTTCATCGTGATATATCGAGTAAAAATGTTCTTATCAATCTTGACTATGAAGCTCATGTCTCCGACTTCGGGATCGCTAAGTTTCTAAAGCCTGATGAGACTAATCGGACCCATTTTGCAGGAACTCTAGGGTATGCAGCTCCAG AGTTGGCACAAACAATGAAAGTGAATGAGAAATGTGATGTCTACAGTTTTGGAGTACTTGCTTTGGAAATCATAAAGGGAGAACATCCTGGAGATCTCATTTCATTATATTTGTCACCATCTACAAGGACATTGGCTAATGATACATTATTGGCAAATGTTTTAGATCAAAGACCTCAAGAAGTTATGAAACCAATTGATGAGGAGGTTATCTTGATTGCAAAGTTAGCATTTTCTTGCATAAATCCAGAGCCACGCTCTCGGCCAACCATGGATCAAGTATGTAAGATGCTTGGAGCAGGAAAATCACCTTTGGAAGATCAACTTCACACTATCAAACTAGGACAACTTCTTCATTAA